The window GCACGACAAATCTGTCTTTCCTGGGATGGACAGTGTTGGGAGATGTTCTCTTCACAAAGGAAGTGATTTCAGATGGTACCCATCTTCCTTGGCTCAAGAGAAAATGACTCCATAATATTGAGAGATGTTGAAAAATTCAGATACAGAACACTTTAATCTATCTATGCAAGAAATAGGTCTATCATTGCCCTTTCCAGTTAAATGagtataaaaagtataaataccCTTTAAGTGGGTTTCTGTGACTTTCAATCAAGTTTCAATGAACTTACAAAAGCATTACATAAAATATGCACAAAGAACAATGgttataataaatatgaatagaaTTCTTTTCTGTGCTCTTCCTTCACCCTCTTTCCCTGTGAACAAATATAGAACTGTCTACAGCTCAAAGgatggtttatttcattttcaaaagtagtATGCAAAATATTTACCTATGAATTCTAAGCAAGTGATTACaggcattattttaataattctacttctttagcatatgacaaAACCACAATatatctagaaaaacaaaatgttttattttaaaacattggaaAACCATTGAAAGACAAATGTCCATTATATAACCATGaacttcaaatatttggaaactgtaAATCTTCTAAAATGTGGTAGGCACTTCCAAAGAGCTAAATATTGCAAGTTATTCTACTGTATGTCTTTTCTAATATCAACAATACTTGATATGATGAAAAATACCAAGAAGACTCAACTAATTATTCAAAGTCACCATCTTAGGGTTCAACTTAATTACATGAGTAAAAGTTTTGTCCAAGATGTTCCTGACACATGAAGCTTCCGGgtgaatttcagaaatgttaacaAAAGTATCTTCCTTTTTTGCCTGTGAATGTTTGAGTATTGCTGTATTGTTGGTTAATATCCACTACAGATACTGGTTCTAGGCCAGCCCAAGGGTCTTCAAGCATTGAAGGCTTGAAATAATTTTCCAACTCATTagacattcttttttctctaccaCGCCCTGATCCAAATGGTGTAGATGTCCTTGGAGAaccctttagaaaaaaaatcatcagttaaaaaaatgttttgtagagATAATTggcacttattttttaaagctagtgGGGATCACATTCCTAGTTAAAAGTTGTGTTTTGAACCCAAACATGTTCAAATGCAAAGTCCATTCTTCCTTTAatctagtgtttttgtttgtaaaAGTATTTAAGCCAATTTGACATACTCATGTATTAATAATTCCATGCCAACTGTCAGCTCAAATACTTTTCGATTTCTAATGTAATAACTTTGCAGAACTAACAACTGGTGATAAAATAAATTGTGTTTcaaattttcctcaaaatttccaccttttttctggaaggaaattaaaacttttttttaaccctaCAGCTTCAAAATTTCAAGAACCTTTCCATCCTATGAAATTTTATCTACTTAGCTCCAGACTCAAAAGGGGTGGGGTTGGTTTAGCACAACGAAAAGTAGGAAACCGTTCAAGTTTTAAACCGCAGAAATCTTAGACACACCAGAAATACTCCCTCGGTCTCCTGTGTTCACTCTCACTGAGAGGAATGGGAAACTTCCAAAATCACCGATTTTTCCTTAAGAAGACTTGGAGCAGGAGCCAGTGTAGTTTGAAGCTCCTCTCTCCGCCACCttcgccccccaccccgccctgcccaAAAAAGCGTGCCAGTGTAAGGAAAATGGCACCAGTCTGTAACCCTTTAACTCAGATGAGCTCTACGCTGGGGATTCATTCGCTTTTTCACCCCTCGGAGAATAATTTACTCAGACGAACTGGCGAGGTTCCTGGCAAAGGACAGGAAATTAGGGAAATCTGTGTAGGAATGGCAGTGTACCAGCTCAAAGCAGAAAGTACAGCTCTGCTACGTAAGGTCACCTaaagtaagttacttaacttctctctcagcctcagtttactcatctgcaaaacagggcCAACAATAGTATCTCACCTCATAGAGGATTAGAcaaaataatccatgtaaagGGATTATTATTAGTACCATGCCTGCCATACAGTAAGAGCTCGGCAAACGCTGGCTATTATTACCTGGGGGTGGGTCTGCTGCTGCCCTGGGGAGTAGCCGAAATGCTGCTGGGACCCCGCGGGGGACTTGGAGTAGGAGCCAGGGTAGCCGCCAGGGGACGGAGACCCGAATCGGCCCCCCGGGAAGCTGCCGCCGTGTCGCGGAGAGTGGCTGCTCCCGTAGGGCCTAGACCGGGGCCCGTACGGCGGCGTGTGATGCGGACTCCCGTACCCGTCCCGAGGGGAGGGCGGCCGCGGTCCGCCTCCGCCCGGGGTACCCCGGAAGCTGCTCCCGCTACCCCAACCTCCTACACCCGCGCCGGGGTAGGGAGGAGTCGGGGGTCGAAAATTCTGTCGGTGCATATCAGGAGACGAAGACGAGGACCTCACTGCCGCGTTCTCCCGCCGGAACTGTCCCGACCAACCCTTCTCACAGACTCGGTGGTCCTCTGCCAAAACAGTCCCCTGGCCGCCAGCGCGGTACAGCATATCGGTTCCGGCCTCACAAAGGTTCCGTCAGGCGCAGGGTAGAAGTGGGTCACTGAATTGGATAGAGATTAAGCAGAtttaagtaaagaaagaaaaaggacagaagcCGAACACTCGGCTCCAGCAAAGGCCTTTACGGTCTTGCGGTGCCTGCTCGGGACCGACCGACCAGACGACTGCGCGGGCCGGAACGCGCCGCCCGGAAAACACGGCCCCGGGAAGCACTGCCGGGCAAACAGTGCCCGGCGGGGCCCCGCCCagtgggcggggggcggggcctgaggtGTTCGCGGGCGCCCCCTGTGGCGGCGGGCGGCGCGTGCGCTGCGCTCTTCCCTCACGCCCAGACCTAGGATGTCTGAGAGGCGCGCGATGCTGGCGACGCTGGCGAGGGTCGTGGCTCTGCGGAGAACCCGCCTTCTCTTCCGCCCGGGCGGCGGGAGGGGTTTGTGGACCGGCCGCCCGCAGTCAGGTACCCTTCGAGACGCGGTCCGGGCGGCGAAGGGAACCCCGGCCCCAGTCTCCCCCTCGGGCGGCGCCATGGGGCGAGTGCCCGCGCTTTCCCGAAGTGTCTCCTGCCCCCGCAGCCCACCCTTTGGCCTTTCCCGCCTCTCGGGGCCCTCGCTCGGTGGCCCCGCGGCCGGCCTGGCCCCGCGCCCCGGCCGCCCCGGGGTCACCCTGCTCGGCGTCCGGGCCGGGGGCCGAGAGGTCGCCCCTGCGCGGTCGTACTGGGCGGACGCCTCGCCTCTGTCCCTTACGCCTACCCTGTCTCGTCTTCCGAGTTTAACTCACTTTGCAAAGGTACACCCGGCCGCATTTCAGAAAGGATTTCAGAGTAAGCTCTGCAGAACTGGGGGGAGAGGCTGTGCTAACTAATGTCGGACTTTACTCCCTTCCTTGTTCTTGGTAAATGGAAGCGGGTTAGGGAGGAGGCTCCGAGGCAGAGATGCTGATTTTCAAAGAGCACACTTTGACGAAAGCTCTGAAAATCTTGACTGTTTCATAGACGTTtggttataaagaaaaatgtgctaATCCAAGCATGACACCTCATGTCTAATAAAACACGCGTCTGTGCCAGACACCTGTCccaggattttatttaaaagatgtgGCTTAAATTTACTACCGTTTTATAGAACTTTCTTTACCCCCTCAGAGTGTGGGAATGGTAGTACACTCTGACTCGTCAGATCAGCTCGtggaaaacaatcttaaaaaactTTAGGACTCCTGAAACCCCAGCCCGGCGGGTGGCCGGGACCTAGGCTTGTCGGCCTATACACCTTGCAGGTGTGTATGACCTGCAGGGTGACAAGGCTAGCTGCAGTGTGATGTCTTCTCAGCTTGCATCCTCCTTGAGGAGTGGAGACACAAGTGGCTTTCTGTTACTTATTCTGAGGGAATTCTGTTCATCTAATTTCTCCTTTAGACACAGTTGTAGAATCGATCAAGTCAGGATAATGCCATCAAGGCTTAGTGATGCAGTTAAAGGGTGAGGACCCCAGATTATCCATTTTAGTGTGTATTTCTGTCTTGGCCAAAAATTTAGCTTTTGGCCGTTGTCTTTGGTGCTTAGCTTAATGCCTGGTAATTGGGCactcagatatttattgaatgaacagtTGGGTCGGTCACATCATTATCGTTCAGCGATTCTCACTTGTCTTACCTTTTATACCATCAACGAATCTACTTTTTTGGGTAAAGGGAGCAGAAAAATGAGGGTGGTGGGGACCAAAATtacctttgttgatttttttttataactggcAAATGATTTGCAGAATTGATTAAAATATAGTATTGTGTTTTTACTTGGCTTACACTTCTAGAATATTCTTCCTTGTAGCGATGTCTTGTTCATATGTCTACACATACGAACTTGCATtagaaaaggggggaggggggacgcctgggtggctcagtcgttaagcgtctgccttcagctcaggtcatgatcccagggtcttgggatcgagccccgcatggagccccgcatcgggctccctgctcctcaggaagcctgcttcttcctctcccactccccctgcttgtgttccgtctccagctgtgtctctctctgtcacataaataaataaaatcttaaaaaaaaaaaaagaaatgggggaaggaaagaaatacagtGCAAAATTTTGACAGATTATACATGACAGTGTGCCCTTCATCAGGTGTGCAGGTATGTATGAGGGTTGAGGGAGAGTTAATCCTTAATAATTATATGAAAACTCCAGATTCCACTTGGATCCCTTTTGAGAATAGGCCATTTGcctttttagagatgagaaataggccaagagaagttaagtgacttgcttaagTTCACATAACAGAGGTGCAACCAGAACTCAGGCTTCTTGAAtcccaggagattttttttttttccctaagtaaagatgaataaattggcaatcagtctgtcttttttttttttaagatttttatttatttatttgagagagagagagagagagagggcatgagtggggaggaggggcagagggagaagcagactccccactgatcagggagcctgacatggactccatcccaggaccctgggatcatgcatgactggagccgaaggcagacgcttaacctaccgagccacccagtctgccctttgaaaaatgcaatagataaataaacattgtaaaaatttgaaagtgctatatagcatattattttagatttagagATTAACACATATAACCTTaatattgaatttttataaatgtcgCTAGAATCTTCCCATTTGTTAGCATGGGAATTGCAATCTGGGTGCCTGAACTGGTGGGTCTGAGGCATCTATTTGTATTGAATTTATTTGTATGGTGGTGAGTGCAGGGGAagagaggtgaggggagggggatgaagTTTTATGTTGGGTTACATGGAAGTAGAAAAGAGAGGAACTGGGATGGTGGATATGAGAGTATGGTGGCTGCTGCCTGAAGTCTCAGTCCTGTGGAGAGAAAAGGGCACTTCTTATTTTTGTGAGCAACAGAGGTTTGGGTTCCCCCCAAAAGAGAATTACAGCACTGTTTAGGGAGGATCGGCAGTAGAAAACAGGATACTGGATAGGGCAGTGCTTTCATGGAAGTGTTCAGGTACTTTTTTCAAATGGCATTGTATACATAGGACATCAACAGACAGAACATCAGGAACTTTCTGAGTACCTGTGAACTATATGGGGAGCCCCAGTAATAATCAGTTAACTTTGTGGTGGTGTGTGTTTTATAGATCTCACATTAATGCAAGTAAGAGCACCAAGCCAAGGAAATTTAAGTGCAAATGTAAATGGAACCATGTCTGTTTCTATAagacaggatttttattttatttaggttgcctaagattttttgttttttcttcccccaatggatttcaattttttttttttttttggtagagccTCATCTTCAAAAAACAATTGGAAGCCCAAATTTTGAGAGCAGATAGGCTGTATTTGAAGCAGGAATTGGGGTTTCAGAGCCTTGCGCACTCTGCACCTCTAAATGGCCCTCTGAAAAGAGGCTTCTGGGGCACCTCTGAGGAATTCCCAGGGCTCTCCAGAAAGGGTGTGAAAGCCAATATT is drawn from Neomonachus schauinslandi unplaced genomic scaffold, ASM220157v2 HiC_scaffold_582, whole genome shotgun sequence and contains these coding sequences:
- the LOC110592680 gene encoding M-phase-specific PLK1-interacting protein → MHRQNFRPPTPPYPGAGVGGWGSGSSFRGTPGGGGPRPPSPRDGYGSPHHTPPYGPRSRPYGSSHSPRHGGSFPGGRFGSPSPGGYPGSYSKSPAGSQQHFGYSPGQQQTHPQGSPRTSTPFGSGRGREKRMSNELENYFKPSMLEDPWAGLEPVSVVDINQQYSNTQTFTGKKGRYFC